Part of the Methanobacterium paludis genome is shown below.
AGATTCTTAAGTTTTAAATTTATATATAACCTATGAACAAAAACGTTTGATTTATATTAAGGTTTATAAATCCATAAAATAGTCCAATAATTCTTAAACAACAGTTTAAATCATTAAATATCAATTTAGATCATCAAATAACAATTTAAATCATCAATAACAAATTAAAATACATATCCAATGAAAAAAACCAAACAAAATTAAATAAGCTAAATATTAAACAATTCAAAAAATTTAATCTAAAAATCAATTTTAAGGATCTCTTTTATATTTTCAACCACAAAGTCTGCAGCATCATAAACCCTTTTACTCACATTCTTATCCTGTTGAAGTGTTAAAACCCCAATATCTGCTTCTTTAAGTGCAAGTATGTCGTTTAAATCGTTTCCAACCATCATAACTTTGTAGTTTTTCTTAAGATTCTTTACAATTTCCATTTTCCTTCGGGTATCTGCTGTTCCAAAGACATTTTTTTCGGGAATGCCCACATATTCTGCAAGTTTTTGAAGCGAACCCTGCCTGTCTCCTGATGCTACAAAAATCTCAATACCCCTATCTTTTAGCTCATTAATAACTTCTGGGACTTCTTTGAATACTCTTCCCCCTGAGGTTATTGTGAACTCAATTTTACCCTCTTCAGTATTGGCTATGAAACCGGATCCACTGCATATTTGAACGTTGTATTTTTTCTCGATCACAGCATTCAAAGTATCCTGAAGATCTTTTATTAAAGCTTTATCATCTTTAAGGATATCTAAAAGACCAGTTTTATCCACATCTGCGGCTGAGTAACTTATATCAAACTTTACCAGATTTTTTTTAAGGAAATGATGGATGGTCTGGTCTGGTCTTGCCTTTCTTATACATTTTGATGGGTCTGTCTGCAGTACAACAAGGGCCCTTTTGTTGTCGTAGTCCACTATATCAATTGAGCTTACATCATCACAAATAGCGCCTGTTTTAATGTATTTAAGAGCTCTGTATCTTTCTATAAGTGTACCTGAGTTATCGAAGACAATCGCTTTCATATTATCAACTACCGTTAAATGGTATTTAATTTATTGCCTTAAAGAATTGTTGATCCTGTACTCATGAGTTTCAACGTTCCAACAAACAAAGGAAGTTAATGGGGCCTTTAAACGATTTGAGGGGCTTTAATTATAAAATCAAATATGTGTAATTTGTTGGATGTTTGCTTAATTATCTTTAAATTATCTTTTGTGAACTTAAAACGAAGTAAATTCCTAAAATGATCAAAAAAACACCACAGACTGTCATGATTATTTTGTAGTGTCTGTTCGTCATCACCCCAGATCCCTTGTTTGTGAAGAATGATACAAGGCTGTACCATCCAAGATCAGATGCCCAATGCCCAATAAAGAATGCCAAAACTCCAAAAACACCCGCAAGCTCCAAGCCTTTGAATATAAATGTACAGCCGATGGTTGCCCACCAAATGAAGAAGTAGGGATTTGATACACTGGCAATAAATCCTCTAAAAACAGATCCATAACCCGTGGATTGTTTATCATCTCCCGAAGTTTGGCTGTCACCCTCTGAAAGTATGGAAATTTCTGAAATTTCTTCGGTGGATCTCGCAGTCTGGTAACCTATAACCATTAGGGTAATGCCTCCAAAGATTCCTATAAACATGGTTGCAGTTTTTGAACCGATTAACCAGTTAAGACCCCCAATAATCAGTATGACCAAGATTAATTCGGCTATAATATGCCCTAAAACAATTAAAGGTCCAGCTTTAAACCCTTTTTTCAGCGAATCTGTTATGGTAACAGTTAGCATGGGTCCTGGAACCAGGGATCCTGATAAGCCCACTACAAAGGATGTCAATGCAAATAAAATTATCTCAATCAATTGTATCACGATTAATTATCTTGGTTATTTATTTAGTATCATATTTCCAGTTGAAGGTGTTTGGTAACTATCATTCAATCCAACAAAAGACTTCTAACTATCAAACCTTTAAATATCAAACCTTTATTTAACTATCAATTCTAAAATAAATAGGGCTTGTTATCCAAAATAGGATTATATCTGGATTCTTTACTAATCTCTATAAAATGAGTTTATATCCTAAATAAGTTTATTAAATCTACTAAACGAAACACCAAACGAAAAATAATATTATTAATTTATCTGGTGATTAACATTCGTTTAGAACTTTCATTATCTCTGAAAGATGATAATCAATTGTTTTCATCTGTTCCTTGCTTAGGGATCTGGATCTTATTACAAATCTAAAACGTTCGAATACATGCCCCATTTTGTTAAGAACGTCTGTTCTGTATATTTTCTCTTGATACATTCAAACACCTAACTATTGTTGGATTTTTAATTGTATAAAGTTAATGATACATGGATCAGTCAAGGAAATTGATCTTTTGGCCGATGTTATTTTTCACAGCCTTTCGGTACACATTCCATGCAGTGACAATGTCCTGAACTGCAAGTCCAGTTGAATCGAAGATTGTTATATCATCATCCAATTCTCTACCCGGTTTTTCATTGATTATGACGCTTCCAAGTTTGGCTTTTATGTCATATTCTTTTATAATTCCTTGGGAAACTGGAACGTTGATCTCTCCACTGTGGCTGGCCTGTTCCCAGCAATCGATAAAGATATTGGCCTTTTTAAGTAATTCTGCTTCTAATTCCTGTTTACCCGGGGCATCAGCACCCATAGCATTTATATGTGTCCCGTTGGATATCCACTCTGCTTTTATGATGGGCTTGTTTGAAGGAGTTGTGGTAACAACAACATCAACATTATCAACGGCTTTTTGAGCAGAATCAACAGCTTTAACATCCACGCCGTACTTTTTGGAAGCTCTTTGTGCAAAGTCTTCCCTGGAGGTGCATTTTCTGCAGAAAACCCTCACTTCATCGATGTCTATAACTTCGTTGAGGGCCATGAGCTGTGTACTGGCCTGATTTCCTGCTCCTAAAATTCCAAGGGTTTTTGAATCGGATCTGGCCAGATATTTGGTTGCAACACCTGCTGCAGCACCGGTTCTCATGTTTGTTATCAACGTTCCATCCATCAGGGAGATTGGATATCCTGTTTGTGGATCTACAAGTTCAATAATGCCCATAACAGTTGGTAAGCCGTGTTTTATGGGATTGTCAGGATGGACATTTACGCACTTTACTCCTGCCTCTTCAAGGTTTTCCATAAAACAGGGCATTATCCTGAGGTCCCCGTTGTATTTATTGAAAAATAAATATTTTTTAGCTGGCATCTGAACTCTGCTTTTGGCATGTTCAATGTAAGACAGTTCCACATCTTCAATGACTTCTTTCATAGTTATGAGTTCTTTTACTTCATTTTGTTTCAGTAG
Proteins encoded:
- a CDS encoding LysE family transporter; protein product: MIQLIEIILFALTSFVVGLSGSLVPGPMLTVTITDSLKKGFKAGPLIVLGHIIAELILVILIIGGLNWLIGSKTATMFIGIFGGITLMVIGYQTARSTEEISEISILSEGDSQTSGDDKQSTGYGSVFRGFIASVSNPYFFIWWATIGCTFIFKGLELAGVFGVLAFFIGHWASDLGWYSLVSFFTNKGSGVMTNRHYKIIMTVCGVFLIILGIYFVLSSQKII
- a CDS encoding HAD family hydrolase; protein product: MKAIVFDNSGTLIERYRALKYIKTGAICDDVSSIDIVDYDNKRALVVLQTDPSKCIRKARPDQTIHHFLKKNLVKFDISYSAADVDKTGLLDILKDDKALIKDLQDTLNAVIEKKYNVQICSGSGFIANTEEGKIEFTITSGGRVFKEVPEVINELKDRGIEIFVASGDRQGSLQKLAEYVGIPEKNVFGTADTRRKMEIVKNLKKNYKVMMVGNDLNDILALKEADIGVLTLQQDKNVSKRVYDAADFVVENIKEILKIDF
- the ala gene encoding alanine dehydrogenase — encoded protein: MSKTILLKQNEVKELITMKEVIEDVELSYIEHAKSRVQMPAKKYLFFNKYNGDLRIMPCFMENLEEAGVKCVNVHPDNPIKHGLPTVMGIIELVDPQTGYPISLMDGTLITNMRTGAAAGVATKYLARSDSKTLGILGAGNQASTQLMALNEVIDIDEVRVFCRKCTSREDFAQRASKKYGVDVKAVDSAQKAVDNVDVVVTTTPSNKPIIKAEWISNGTHINAMGADAPGKQELEAELLKKANIFIDCWEQASHSGEINVPVSQGIIKEYDIKAKLGSVIINEKPGRELDDDITIFDSTGLAVQDIVTAWNVYRKAVKNNIGQKINFLD